A genomic region of Anopheles coustani chromosome 3, idAnoCousDA_361_x.2, whole genome shotgun sequence contains the following coding sequences:
- the LOC131259399 gene encoding protein chibby homolog 1 — protein MPIFQKKFALKIAPPRTHRLNIGCPPQQEDLDDFRSITLNLVDKQLCFIDGVWMNGLKPTAGGSAAASSSGATAHSMDDLLRMKRRVKTLEQENNMLQVKLDVLVDLLTENVIELNEAKNQ, from the coding sequence ATGCCGATATTTCAGAAGAAATTTGCACTGAAAATTGCCCCACCGCGCACCCATCGACTCAACATTGGCTGTCCGCCGCAGCAGGAGGACCTCGACGACTTCCGGAGCATCACGCTGAATCTGGTCGACAAGCAGCTCTGCTTCATCGACGGCGTGTGGATGAACGGGTTGAAGCCGACGGCTGGGGGCTCCGCGGCCGCTTCCTCTTCCGGTGCGACTGCACACTCGATGGACGATCTGCTGCGAATGAAGCGCCGCGTGAAAACGCTCGAGCAGGAAAACAATATGCTCCAGGTGAAGCTGGACGTGCTGGTCGACCTGCTGACGGAAAATGTGATCGAGTTGAACGAAGCCAAAAACCAATAG
- the LOC131260562 gene encoding sodium channel and clathrin linker 1-like, with translation MPDGATVGSRREKDRERCDLLKHVNELCHGIDQEIHSHRQEHERVRATLQELYERDREGSPGPAAHPFSEPDYKRVSDEVIRNQQNQIQLIIEEKDTFEKLWKSSQRTIRILELEIHEYRRQLKQPKSIHDLRQQYTAAVQLLEQNLGGVRQALGEKIDENRHLQQERAEALERSAALEKSTEAQRQETEALAKAIEDLRRSESQLRSELEGTMREKAELEELLDAANALAKQHMNREHVALAKVQEALQLADTAIEEKNCVVRRERDARDECDFLASTIGQVMEEAARKVEHELAGLRSGYEARIGEIERALELTRSALEAQSQRAARAETAARTVEDKFRALLKTNQNLDTDLRAASKMIVEMELKMEALQKTMAKEKETNRACSAREEDLQRLLANNEQLRGRWKREMLAVTGELQRKIETMHRENCQLRAENNQLKDQLLMVSGSAEADADVDVAVAGTGSAGVAETPQHS, from the exons ATGCCGGACGGGGCCACCGTTGGCAGTCGTCGTGAAAAGGACCGTGAGAGATGTGATTTACTGAAGCACGTCAACGAGCTGTGCCACGGCATCGATCAGGAGATTCACTCCCATCGGCAGGAGCACGAGCGCGTCCGGGCGACGCTGCAGGAGCTGTACGAGCGGGACAGGGAGGGTTCGCCCGGGCCAGCGGCCCACCCGTTCTCGGAGCCGGATTATAAACGTGTCAGCGATGAAGTGATCCGGAACCAGCAGAATCAAATCCAGCTGATCATAGAG GAAAAGGATACGTTTGAAAAGCTGTGGAAAAGCTCCCAGCGTACGATCCGTATACTCGAGCTCGAAATCCACGAGTATCGGCGCCAGTTGAAGCAGCCTAAAAGTATACACGATCTGCGCCAGCAGTACACGGCGGCCGTGCAGCTGCTCGAACAGAATCTGGGCGGCGTTCGGCAGGCGCTGGGGGAGAAAATCGACGAAAATAGACACCTGCAGCAGGAACGGGCGGAAGCGCTGGAGCGTAGCGCGGCGCTGGAGAAGAGCACGGAAG CGCAACGACAGGAAACGGAAGCATTAGCGAAGGCAATCGAAGATCTGCGGCGAAGCGAGTCCCAGTTGCGGTCGGAGCTCGAGGGCACCATGCGGGAGAAGGCGGAACTGGAGGAGCTGCTCGATGCGGCCAATGCGCTCGCGAAGCAGCACATGAACCGGGAGCACGTGGCGCTGGCCAAGGTGCAGGAAGCACTGCAGCTCGCGGACACTGCGATCGAGGAGAAGAACTGTGTCGTGCGGCGTGAACGGGACGCCCGCGACGAGTGCGACTTCCTGGCGTCCACCATCGGCCAGGTGATGGAGGAGGCCGCCCGGAAGGTGGAGCACGAGCTGGCCGGCCTGCGGAGCGGCTACGAGGCGCGGATCGGCGAGATCGAGCGGGCACTCGAGCTGACGCGGTCCGCACTGGAGGCGCAGAGTCAACGGGCGGCTCGGGCCGAAACGGCGGCCCGGACGGTGGAGGACAAGTTCCGGGCGCTGctgaaaacgaaccaaaatcTCGACACGGACCTGCGGGCGGCTTCGAAGATGATT GTAGAAATGGAGCTCAAGATGGAAGCACTTCAAAAAACCATGgccaaagaaaaggaaaccaacAG AGCTTGCAGTGCCCGCGAGGAGGACCTGCAGCGGCTGCTGGCTAATAACGAGCAGCTGAGGGGCCGCTGGAAGCGCGAGATGCTGGCGGTGACCGGCGAACTGCAGCGCAAGATTGAAACAATGCACCGAGAAAATTGCCAGCTGAGAGCGGAAAACAATCAATTAAAGGATCAACTATTAATGGTATCGGGTTCAGCTGAGGCGGAcgctgatgttgatgttgcCGTTGCTGGAACTGGAAGTGCCGGAGTTGCAGAGACACCGCAGCATTCGTGA